One Streptomyces sp. ML-6 genomic region harbors:
- a CDS encoding glutamate ABC transporter substrate-binding protein yields the protein MRTRRVLGALTGLLLAALAAAGCGREGSPPVKGPKPEQLPVYKVDTGFRLPGSPTWTKAKKRGYLRVGAKEDQPYLGEKDPATGIYSGFDIEIAKMMAASLGFDPKTIRFRTIASANRETALQNGQIDYYVGTYTINDMRKKLVGFAGPYFMAGQGLLVRTDENDIDGPQDLAGKTVCSAAGSTPYQRIAADFPKAVLVSYDTYSICVDNLLTYQVDAVTTDDAILLGFAAKAPDEMKVVGKPFSEEPYGIGVPRSDNALRFALDDALEANQKNGNWKKAFEATLGLSGVPAPTPPPIDRYPAT from the coding sequence AGCCCGCCGGTGAAGGGGCCCAAGCCCGAACAACTGCCGGTGTACAAGGTCGACACCGGCTTCCGGCTCCCCGGCTCGCCGACCTGGACGAAGGCGAAGAAGCGCGGATACCTCCGGGTCGGGGCCAAGGAGGACCAGCCCTACCTGGGCGAGAAGGACCCCGCCACCGGCATCTACTCGGGCTTCGACATCGAGATCGCCAAGATGATGGCGGCCTCCCTCGGCTTCGACCCGAAGACGATCCGCTTCCGGACCATCGCCTCCGCCAACCGCGAGACGGCGCTGCAGAACGGACAGATCGACTACTACGTGGGCACCTACACCATCAACGACATGCGCAAGAAGCTCGTCGGCTTCGCCGGGCCGTACTTCATGGCCGGGCAGGGCCTCCTCGTCCGCACCGACGAGAACGACATCGACGGACCGCAGGACCTGGCCGGGAAGACGGTCTGCTCGGCCGCGGGATCGACCCCGTACCAGCGCATCGCCGCCGACTTCCCGAAGGCGGTCCTGGTTTCCTACGACACGTACTCGATCTGCGTGGACAACCTGCTGACCTACCAGGTCGACGCCGTCACCACCGACGACGCCATCCTGCTGGGCTTCGCGGCCAAGGCCCCCGACGAGATGAAGGTGGTCGGCAAGCCGTTCTCCGAGGAGCCGTACGGCATCGGGGTCCCGCGCAGCGACAACGCGTTGCGGTTCGCGCTCGACGACGCCCTGGAGGCCAACCAGAAGAACGGCAACTGGAAGAAGGCGTTCGAGGCCACGCTCGGCCTGTCCGGCGTCCCCGCGCCCACACCGCCGCCCATCGACCGCTACCCGGCGACCTGA
- a CDS encoding amino acid ABC transporter permease — MDVLTENFSLYGKGFLGTVELTVYSSILALFLGFFMASCRVAPVGSLRVLGTVWVTVLRNTPLTLLFFAVLLGLPRFGLVLPFQVFAVLALGCYTSAFICEVLRSGINTVPTGQGEAARSLGMTFGQTLNTVVLPQAFRSVIPPIGSTLIALAKNSAIAGAFSVTELLGTYKTLNELGYSIIWTFIWIAVGYLIITLSISALFNVMEKRWGVAR, encoded by the coding sequence ATGGACGTACTCACCGAGAACTTCTCGCTCTACGGCAAGGGCTTCCTGGGCACGGTCGAACTGACCGTCTACTCCTCGATCCTGGCCCTGTTCCTCGGCTTCTTCATGGCCTCCTGCCGGGTGGCCCCCGTCGGCTCGCTCCGGGTGCTCGGCACGGTCTGGGTGACGGTGCTGCGCAACACCCCGCTGACCCTGCTCTTCTTCGCGGTCCTGCTCGGACTGCCCCGCTTCGGCCTGGTGCTCCCCTTCCAGGTCTTCGCGGTCCTCGCACTCGGCTGCTACACCTCCGCGTTCATCTGCGAGGTGCTGCGCTCGGGCATCAACACCGTGCCGACGGGACAGGGCGAGGCGGCCCGCAGCCTCGGCATGACGTTCGGCCAGACACTGAACACGGTGGTGCTGCCGCAGGCGTTCCGGTCGGTGATCCCGCCGATCGGCTCGACGCTGATCGCCCTCGCCAAGAACTCCGCGATCGCCGGCGCGTTCAGCGTCACCGAACTGCTCGGCACCTACAAGACCCTCAACGAGCTGGGCTACAGCATCATCTGGACCTTCATCTGGATCGCCGTCGGCTACCTGATCATCACCCTGTCCATCAGTGCGCTCTTCAACGTGATGGAGAAGCGCTGGGGAGTCGCCCGATGA